The genome window tctgtacgtgtgacgagcgtaagaactttcgttcgatcattcggcttccgcatcatcaacaatcacccgcgtcgtgtcggttacgcgtacgctcgtctgaattaTTTTGGGCTGTTAATCATCGAGATTGTTAATTgagataaacatttacgatttagagtgtaaacagtgcaacctgtggtttccgtatcgtctcagaatatagatgttcataccagacataggacagtgttgtgttttaacgttgagtggctccccgaaaacccgcttgcatatttcgatagataatttcatgCAAGCCAACagaagtgtggagcagaacagtacgaccgccgcgggattaccaggtacgtggtgtggacagggcgcatggTCACGAAACGACAATCAGTTAAAGGTAcaccccacccatttgtactcccgggcgtgttacatggCGACCGTGACGGGACTTGCAATTTTCGTTAAGAAGTACCGCATAATTAACTGGAGTGTGAACTATATGCGTATAAACAGTGATTATTGTTTTCTATTATTGGGTGACGTCAATCGAGCTCTGGGATGTGTACATCAAAGAACTTGTGACACAGTGTATATACTCGTCCGATCAGTGACAGTGCAAAGAGCTATGCTACGACGTAAACATACTCCACTTTGGTGCGTTTTGACGACGCTAGCGGCATGTATGTGCGAAAGGGAACAGTTATTTGGCAGCCATTACGGAAGACGACGGTAGTGGCACCTATGGGCTAAAGTGAAAATGTTTTGGCAGCCATCACTATGTACGACGTGAGCGGTGTCTAGGAGCGACGCAGCAAATATTATCACGCTTTGCAGAGAGGGTGCAGTGCTGACAGCCGGACGGCGTCAACTGAGTTTGCGCTACGCAACAGCAGCGACTAAGAAGCCAGAAGACAACGCAAAGTAAGTCGCGCATCACAACGTTACCTCACCCAACTGAAGCAACCAGAGTAATTAACCCGCAGTGCAGATTGCATTCTATAATTACATAATCACAAACAGTTTTGAATTCTTTTGTATAACCAAAATTACGAGACTTGGCTTACTTGCCGATCGTATAGTAAAGTAAATGTCACTGACAGACCCTGTTTACTTACTGGTCTAATTTtaacaacagttaatacaattgCAGAACTGTAATTAAGTTAGCTTAcatttcattctttttcttctgtTACTTGATCTTGTATGTTATGTGTGCTTCTGAGCACGAATTACTGCGTTGAATGCATACGGCGTTGTAGTTAGGTTGTGGTTATCGGCATCCATACTGtgcttctacgggactgatgacctgagatattaagtcccatagtgctcagagccgtttgaacctaatGCAGTGTCGCCACCAATCATGGAGACGCCAAAACTAGATGATTGTATACTTAGGCTTGACCTGTCTATTGTTGACATGCTCAAAACATTATTGAATGGTAACAAACAAATAGGGGAGGACATTAAGCACCAAAGGCATGAAAACAAACAATTAAGGGAAGATATTAAGCTACAGAGGGAAGATATTAGGCAATCGGTAGAGCAGATAAACGTACGACTCAGTAAATCGATTGACGAGACGAATGAGGCTCTGAGGAAGCTGGCTGAGTCAAGTCATCAAAGGATAGATGAACTTACAATTCGGTTTGAGGAGAACGTTGCAGGGAATACTAAACGTTTTGAAAAGGTAGAATCGGAAGTCAAAGAAGAGAAGGATGAACttactaaaaagtttggagattaCGGTGAGCATTTCGAACAACTGGATGAGGAATTGAAACACTGTAAACACAGGATATCAGCTGTTGCGCTAAACCAGGATGCATACGCACGGCGAATAGAAGAGGTGTACAGTAAGATAGGCAAGACTAAGGAACAGGTCAGTCAGCAAGTGAAGAGCGAAGTGAAGTCACTATTACATGATGGAGGTAGGTTAATTGGTATACAAAATGATGAGGTCTTCCTTGGTGTAGGAAATTTTAAGAACTTCGAACCAAATGGGAGATAGCATCCTAAAGAATCCTTAGATCAATTTAAGGGTGTGTTACCTGAATTATGGGACGAGCAAAGAAAGGTACTCTTCGTTGCAGCAAGATTGGTAGGTGAAGCTGGTACCTGGGGTATGAGAATAGGACATAAGTTTACAACCTTTGCTGAATTTGAAAAGGAGTTTTTGCAACAGTATCGGTTAAGACGGAAGCAAAATGAAGTACGTAACAGTCAATACCAGGGTAGGAGTTTTGAGAGGGGGCGTGACCCGAACTTAAAGACATTTTTTCAAGATTATTATGAGAGGAACTTGTATTTAGATGAACCGATAACGACAGAAGCAATAGTGTCTCTGATCATAAGTAAACAGCCAACTAGAGTTCAGGATAAGTTGCTAGCGATCCCTAAAGATGATGTAGAGGCAATGAAGTCAGCCTCAGGACATTTAAATTCGTTGTATGAGTCACAAGGAACAGGAAGAGGAAAAGATGATAGGAGAGTATGAGGGAACAATGAAACCTGCACAGATACCCATTCAAACAATGGCAATAGGCATAGTGGACGGCACTGGAATAATTATAATGACAGGAGACATTACGGTGGTTTCTGTGTCCTTGGTGGTCACAGAAGCGACGGTGGCGACTATGGATATCAGAATTCAAGGCACAATGCATCGGATGACCAGGTGCAAACTGGAAACATAGCAAGTGGAAAGCGTATATAACATATTTTTGAGGGTGTAATCAACAGCAAAAAATACCTCATGCCACAAGGACAAACACCAAGTGGAAAACATTAAACTATATTATAGTGAGCGAGATTAATAACTGTTTGTTCTGTGTGACATGTGTCTGAATCTGCATATATGTCAGCtgctattgtccttaagtacagacATTAATTTCTGATTATTATGAGGTTTCATTAGGACACTAATCGAGTGAGATTCAATCAGGATGTGTTACTACCAtatgcatttttttctttcttttcactttCTAAATGTTTAACCTAGattatatttattacattttctcTTGCCCACACAGTGATATGGTTCGAGTGATTACTAGAGTCTAGTGTATACAGGTTGTGCTATCCAaacgtttttttttcatttagaagTTTCTTACTAATCCTGCTTAATGATTGCTATTAATTTTTGTACCATTAACTTGGCAAATAAATTTCACTTAGAGGACATCCATGTATTTTACTTCTCAATAGCGTATGTGTTTATTATGTCATATAGAACATCGTTATGTCTACTGTAGTAGTAACAGACTAAGGCTAAGTTGAATAGACATTGCTAGGGCAACACTGAGAGCTCCGTTAACCTGTTTCATGTTCGCCAATGGACGGATTACCGTGAGGCGAGAGTGGCGAGCTGACGACTATACTGCACATCTGCTGGTCGGCGCAGCATCGACGCTACAGTCACTCCCCACCCCCTTTCAGTGCAAAGAACGCTCCCTTGTGATGCAGTGTTGTGAGtagtgaagtaattttttttttgtttatttcttgacgGCCAAGTGCTGATGAAGGTTCTCTAGTTTTTGCCTAATAGTGACACCAGTGATATTGTCTACTTGGAGTAGCAGTGAAAGCGTGTGTTTTTCTACTacttttcttctctctttcttaCAGGCACCTGACTGTCATATCTAACCTATTGTATTTGTAAACTTTTCTATTTCAGGGACttaatatttttgtgtcttattgTATTAACTCCTAGTTTAGCCACTCTATTGTAACTATTTTGCTATACAGGTCGCACTGTAGGTAGGGTTCTTTTACAATGTAAAATTTGCTATTAGACAACTGTTCATTTCTGTTTCTATGATTATGTGTAACTCATGTCTGGTCCATAATGTGGCAGTGGTATATACCCGTGGGATGGGGCAGTATATCTCCTAGCCCTCACAACATCTCCTTAACACCCTTCAGGAGGGAATTATCTAGATTTTTCGATAGTCTCTTCGACAATTCGAAAACCTTTCGTGCGGgaatgtaagcgtattgtcatatcgctggcttacttgtggagtatctttgcgggcagccgcgtctgtagtgagtcgagtgcgggacacggtactgttatgttgtgtagtgtgtagctttgCATGTGAGAGGCTTTTTTTAGTATTCacgttgaagtgttgctacaagtgctgctacagtaaagtgattaaatatggaagtaattcagagggaagtgcgtcaagatgtaattaaaaatgagcagtgccgccgataacgtatttgggtatcctctcgttgcgtgtcgcactgTATCAACCATCCGCTCCATGTTCGATCTCCCGGAATGAACTgttgtgaatcagtagaaattagttaccataaaagagtgcagtcaagtgccagtgtcttgtagcgagcgtgaggacatgtgttcgatcatcgcgtttccgcattatcaacaatcatccgcgccgcgacggttacgcgcacgctcgtacaagtgcgaactgaaaactgaaaaattaactttacgaacactattatatcatcactagtgacaaggaggactattaccagacaTTTGtacgtgtgacgagcgtaagaactttcgttcgatcattcggcttccgcatcatcaacaatcacccgcgtcgtgtcggttacgcgtacgctcgtctgaattattttggactgttaatcatcaagattgttaattgggataaacatttacaatttagagtgtaaacagtgcaacctgtggtttccatatcgtctcagaatatagatgctcataccagacataggacagtgttgtgttttaacgttgagtggctcccctaaacccgcttgcatatttcgatagataatttcaggcaagccaacagcggtgtggagcagaacagtacgaccgccgcgggattaccaggtacgtggtgtggtcAGGGCGTACGGTCACGAATCGACAACCACTTAAAGTTAcaccccacccatttgtactcccgggcgtgttacattaGGAGTGAGGCCTTATAGAATTTTGTGTAGTAAATGGGTTGTGCACGGATGTACTCATGGGTGGTTTCTTTTTGAATGATTTTAGTCATACTTAGTTATGTGTAGAACTGTTAATGCGATCTGGTTatgcaggatagagcggatcagttTATGTTTGTGGAGGGGGCCGTCATCAGTTACTGTTAGCTgctcaaaacacacaaacttttattttcctaagaactgcTTCATTACACATTGCCtcaaaaggatcaaattaaaacaatacggctgaaggcatAGTTAACAAAACTTGCGATAGCTCCTGggatgaaggcccaaaaccacaacaaaaacaagaatggctgaaggcccGACCAGAAGGTACAAAAACTGCTTTAGAGAAAACACGTAGCTGAAGGCCTCGcataaaaaatatttcacgtaaatactcggctgaaggccacacacaagacgtTGAACAACTGAGGGCTCAGGGCcgggataacaagaatttcagatagagcaaatttttcaaaaaattagttttcaataaatcaattttcagaattttaatttAAGACCGCTGAATGcgttatcttaaaaatatttcacgtaaaaacATTGGTGAATGCCACACACCggacattgaacaactcaagggcctaaggcctggataacaagagaTTCAGATAGAactaactttcaaaatttagtttttaaacaaatcagttttcaaattttaattgaTATCAgctgaaagccttatcttaaacatcaaacaaactaaattaatagttaGCTGAAGGTCTCGCACAGTACAtcagattaaatgaaaaattttagaaaaatattaaGTAACTAATGTTTACTGCTTCGTTAAATGTCTGACTTACGACATAGATTATGGAAAACAGTCACtgctttttgggtgtggttttgtaAGATGTTGAATAATTCATAAAAAACAATGTTGACTGCATCTTTTTCAAATTTTAGCAACCAGAATAAGAAGCAGAATGAGATTTATCTCACAGTGTGAATAATGTACATCTGTGTACTTTGTTGTATGAAGATGGAAGCAACACATCGTAAATAGCTTAATTAATGTGTAGTTTATAATACTCgaaataaagacctaaaattacacAACAACTATCTACTCGCGTAGTTATTTACAAGAAATAACATGACTCTACGAAAGCTGTGGCTTCAAAGAACATAAAATATGACCTACATCACTGACAttaaaagtgaaaattttaatgtaatgtggCTGACAGTATACATACACATAAATAAACACTTAAATGCGATGTATTTGTATAATTTCACCTGCTGTCAAGTAAGTGAAATACGACACATCATGAGTTATAAAATGTACCATTATCCTTATTTCACATCTAATTATCGTCGGGTACCAACATTTCGTGTGGAGACATTGTACATACTGGAGGCTATACGGCTAAATCATGTTTACATATCTAACTAAATAAGATGCAGTGTAGTAAAGAGGGTCTCCATACAACTATATTTCCGCTAAGATTCCAATAATATCCTTAGAGTCATCCTGGGTGGCGCAAATGAAAGTGGCACAGAGAACAGAGTTCAAAGGCACAAAGAAGCACAGCAGAGGGAAGAGAATATAGTACTAACCTGACCAtagtagatgttgaaagtgatcaccattcatctcttggcacttctgaTCCCTTGTTAGCAAATTGCTGAAGGTGGATTTGAAGTTGAACAGGTGGAATTGTTTCAGTCTCATCTggaatattctgctgcagttctgaaatactatgagggttgttgcgatacaccttacgcTGAAGGGCTCTCCACACAAAGTAactgcacactgacagatcagatgacTTGGGTGGCGAGCTAGGACTACGATCAGGCTGACCTTTCCACTGCCGTACTCACTTTGAAACAGCCTGTACTATGTTCAGAACCGGTTTGGATCATGTGGCGGGCGTACACGTGATGTGCTCGTCACGGGATATGAtggtatgcatacattcacgtccagccTATCCACTAGTCTGAGCAGCTTTTATTTGTGTTTCACATATAACTATATCTTTTCTGACAGTCAGACGTAAAAATTTTCGATCTGTAAATCATGCAGTAGCATATTGTATGAGTTACAATAACTGCGTGATGAACTTTATGGAATAAATAGGTAACGCCGTTGTTTGTATTAATTCCAGTCCATGTACCACGCATTTATATGCACAGGGCTATTGTTTTATAGCTACATTGTGGGTGCCAAAAGACTTCTTTTCGACTACAAGAAGGTACATTTATATGTATGGGACGTTTCTGGCTTGGTCTATTATGTGTTTATGTTAACAGTTAGGTGCTATATTTCTTCAGCAGAAActtaaatcaaaatgaaattgtaaTATGTACAGCAACAATAAGTAGGAACGGAGTTACATACATTTTATTGCGTGGTAATGGACACAGACAATGGAGATATTTACACTAAATCATGACTCAAACCACAATTCCTAAACGTAAGTTTTATTTACACGTTTCACCAACACAATCCAGGTTAACAATACTTCCTAGATCAAGTGTCTCTCCCGTAACATGAGTGATTCACACGAATTACCATTGCAACATTTGCTCAAAATCTGTGCTTCTTCCATATCTGCAATAACTTTTATGTCTGTTTAGAGTGATCTCAGGGAAAAGTGGGTGTGATGGTGATTCGTGCCTCCAGTGAAACACATAAGCTATTGTTACAGTTCGTACTGGCGATATGTCATATTATCACAAAGACCACATGTGGTCAAATTTTCTGTAGATACTACATTAACCTGCCCTATATTTAAATCAGTCTGTGTTTCATTTTGTGTAATTTTAAGAATTCcttcacagtttatttatttatgctaTTCGTTAATTTAATGCGACAGTTGTGGTACAATATTTGAACAAGATTGGTGATGGCTAAGATTTCGTCTGCATATTATACTTAATGAATGCAATATAATAATACCTGCAGAAATCATTAGTGTATAGTGTCTTACCTACATTAGTCACTTCCAATCGCTAAATTACATTCAGGTCTCAATTGCCATCTGCGATAACGTATGAGCTCACATTAGCATATCACAGTCTACTCATAGCAAAAGCAAACTCTTATCGCAAGCTAAGCTGCTTCAACACAAGCTCTCAACTGTGTCTTGTATGTTTCTACTATGTAAACGTACCAGCCAGATGAATAGCACTTAAGAATTACCTCCATTCGTGAGCGGGTTACGCTGCCATTTACCATTACATATGTTGTTCACACAGCAGGAGCTTACTGTGCCGGGGTAATCTGAGCCAAGATGACGACGTAAGTGACGACAAGGGCTAGTGTTGACACCAGCAGCCGGCGGTCGACCGTGAAGAAGCCGGCGGCAGAGAAGCGCAGTGGAGGACTGTGTACCAGGAGAGGCAAGAAGGCCTCCAGTTCTGGACAGCGACCTTCATACGCCACAGAGGCCCTCAGGAAGAGGGCAGTGGAAGCAGCCGCCTCTTGTTCAACCGCCGCACACGACAGCGCGACGGTGGACAGTCGTAGCCAGTGAGTCGCAAACCACATGAATGAGTTGCCCACCGAAGAGCTGAGGTGCAGCTGTGAGGTCCACTGAGGCTGCAGCTGTTTCAGCAGCACTTCGTAGGCGCTTCGAGTGGAGCAGCACACCGACTGCGCAACAGTGACAGCCACCTGCGCTCCGAAGTTGTCCTGCAGCAGCTGGGCAGCGCGACCCAGTGCCAAGTACGCCTCTAACAACTGGCGAAGTCTGCTGGGAGGTGGAGACAGTGACCTCGTGGGTCGAAAAAGCGGCGCCGGTGTGTGGCGCGGTGGGACAATCTCAAGCAGGCGGGAATGCAGGAAGCGGAACCGCGCCCACAGCTCGAGTTCCAGCAGAACGAACTGCAGCGTCACCAAAATGTcgaagaataaaaaatatattattagcaGGCACGAATACATTCGGGCAGTCTTTAGACCACTAGTGGCGAAAACTGCAACTGCCACAGTCAGGTATACAGCCAGCAGGAATCCTCCCAATGTCTTCATGTTGTCTTCTTTCTTCGACTGTAGATGAGCATCTGTGTACTTCAGCTCCTTGAAGTAACGCCGCAGGTTTTGATGGTCAGTTACAATGCATACCCCCATCGGTAGCACCAGCTGCAAAGATGACAGAGTATCTGTgattgtgtatgtaaaagtaattaaGTCTGAGATGGAACGGTATACCATTATGTTTGAAGCCAAATTCACCATTATGACAATCACTGTTACTAAGAACCAGAAAGTCGACATTGTCATTAATATATTGCAAACATTGTTCTTGCAAAATTTGGAACACGTCTTGTATCTACTTTCCTTCGTGAAAGAAATCAGCCCAAATATCCTCCACAGTTCGTATATCGGTTCGAAGCATACACGAAGAATCATCCGATTCTTCCCGTAAGCCACGGGCATTGCGTTTAATGCAGATATGTAGCTTAATGTCTACCAGTGACAGTGAGAAATCTCAGAAAGAAACGAAGCAACTGAGGAAACTTTACAAGTCCTTGTATCTCCCTAGCAGTGGAACTTTTCGAACCGGAGTAACATCACTAAATGCCTAAATTCAACTCACGCTTGTCTGTGTGTAAATTGCCGCAAGACTGGCGTGTATTTTCATAATCGACGTCAGACTTATCAGCTTGCCACAATCTCATTTACTAATTGTCTATTGATGTCTAAAGTGAATTGCAAACGACTACATTAACCAATACGCCCCCCATATTTTTATACTGTTGATCAATAGCCTGTACTCGGGTTCTTTACTGCCATTTTTCCAACACGTCCCACATTCTTGATGTGATTACTCCAGCCTCTAACTGGAATACGTTGTTCATTGTAAGTTTTAGTCTTGCTGTAGTAATAATCTAGACATTTTTCCATTAAGAACTGCTGTTCTTTACTAAAATATTGGTCATTGCATATTTATTCATTTGTAtcacagtggttgggaagggagcgagactgggttgtagcctcttaCCGAtgttatctgtatattgagcaaggagtaaaggaaacaaaagaaaaattcggattaggtatttaaatccatggagaagaaataaaaactttgagcttcgccgatgacattgtaattctgtcagagacaggaaaggacctagaagtgcagttgaacagaatggacggtgtcttgaatggaggatataagatgaacatcaacaaaaggaaaacgaggataatggaatgtactcgaattaagtcgggtgatgatgagggaattagattaggaaatgggacacttaaagtagtaagggggttttgctatttgaggagcaaaataactgatgatggtcgaagtagggaggatgtaaaatggagactggcaatggcaaggaaagcgttcctgaagaagagaaatttgttaacatcgagtatagatttaagtgtcaggaagtcgtttctgaaagtattcgtatggagtgtagccatgtatcgaagtgaagcatggacgataagtagtttggacaagaacagaatagaagcattccagatgtggtgctacagaagaatgctgaagattagatcacataactaatgaggaagtattgagtagaattggggagaagaggagtttgtggcacagcttgacaagaagaagtgaccggttggt of Schistocerca serialis cubense isolate TAMUIC-IGC-003099 chromosome 2, iqSchSeri2.2, whole genome shotgun sequence contains these proteins:
- the LOC126455866 gene encoding uncharacterized protein LOC126455866: MGVCIVTDHQNLRRYFKELKYTDAHLQSKKEDNMKTLGGFLLAVYLTVAVAVFATSGLKTARMYSCLLIIYFLFFDILVTLQFVLLELELWARFRFLHSRLLEIVPPRHTPAPLFRPTRSLSPPPSRLRQLLEAYLALGRAAQLLQDNFGAQVAVTVAQSVCCSTRSAYEVLLKQLQPQWTSQLHLSSSVGNSFMWFATHWLRLSTVALSCAAVEQEAAASTALFLRASVAYEGRCPELEAFLPLLVHSPPLRFSAAGFFTVDRRLLVSTLALVVTYVVILAQITPAQ